The Bos indicus x Bos taurus breed Angus x Brahman F1 hybrid chromosome 13, Bos_hybrid_MaternalHap_v2.0, whole genome shotgun sequence genome includes a region encoding these proteins:
- the NCOA5 gene encoding nuclear receptor coactivator 5 isoform X2, giving the protein MNTAPSRPSPTRRDPYGFGDSRDTRRDRSPIRGSPRREPRDGRNGRDARDGRDMRDPRDLRDHRDSRDIRDHRDSRSMRDARDMRDLRDFRDLRETRNFRDHRDPMYDRYREMRDSRDPILRREGSYDRYLRMDDYCRRKDDAYFDRYRDSFDGRGPPGPESQSRVKERLKREERRREELYRQYFEEIQRRFDAERPVDCSVIVVNKQTKDYAESVGRKVRDLGMVVDLIFLNTEVSLSQALEDVSRGGSPFAIVITQQHQIHRSCTVNIMFGTPQEHRNMPQADAMVLVARNYERYKNECREKEREEIARQAAKMADEAILQERERGGPEEGMRGGHPPAIQSLLNLLADNRYLTAEETDKIINYLRERKERLMRSSTDSLPGPISRQPLGATSGASLKTQPSSQPLQSGQVLPSATPTPAAPPTSQQELQAKILSLFNSGTVAANSGSASPSVAAGNTQNQNFSTAANSQPQQRSQASGNQPPSILGQAGSARNMGPRPGAPSQGLFGQPSTLLAPASNLASQRPVSSTSINFDNPSVQKALDTLIQSGPALSHLVSQTTAQVRQPQAPLGSFQRHY; this is encoded by the exons ATGAATACGGCTCCATCAAGACCCAGCCCCACACGAAG AGATCCATATGGCTTTGGAGATAGTCGAGATACAAGACGTGATCGATCGCCCATTCGAGGAAGTCCAAGAAGAGAGCCCAGGGACGGCAGGAATGGCCGGGATGCTCGAGATGGCAGAGACATGCGAGACCCCCGAGATTTGCGGGACCACAGAGATAGCAGAGACATTCGGGATCACCGAGACAGCAGAAGTATGCGTGATGCTCGGGACATGAGGGATCTTAGAGACTTTCGTGACCTAAGAGAAACTAGGAATTTTCGAGATCACCGAGATCCCATGTACGACAGATACAGAGAGATGAGAGACTCCCGAGATCCCATTCTCAG gAGAGAAGGCTCTTATGACCGATACCTGCGAATGGATGACTACTGCAGGAGGAAAGATGATGCTTACTTTGACCGTTACAGAGATAGCTTTGATGGACGTGGCCCTCCAGGCCCAGAAAGTCAGTCTCGTGTGAAAG AGCGTCTGAAACGTGAGGAGCGTCGTAGAGAAGAGCTCTATCGTCAGTATTTTGAGGAAATCCAGAGACGCTTTGATGCCGAGAGGCCTGTTGATTGTTCTGTGATTGTGGTCAACAAGCAAACTAA AGATTATGCTGAATCTGTGGGGCGGAAGGTCCGAGACCTAGGCATGGTAGTAGATTTAATCTTCCTCAACACGGAAGTATCACTGTCACAAGCCCTGGAGGATGTTAGCAGGGGAGGGTCTCCCTTTGCTATTGTCATCACCCAGCAACACCAGATTCACCGCTCCTGTACAGTCAACATCATGTTTGGAACCCCTCAAG AGCATCGCAACATGCCCCAGGCAGATGCCATGGTGCTGGTGGCCAGAAATTATGAGCGCTATAAGAATGAGTGCCGGGAGAAGGAGCGCGAGGAGATTGCCAGACAGGCGGCCAAGATGGCTGATGAAGCCATCCTCCAGGAAAGAGAGCGAGGAGGCCCCGAGGAGGGAATGCGTGGGGGGCACCCCCCAGCCATCCAGAGCCTCCTCAACCTGCTGGCTGACAACAGGTACCTCACTGCTGAAGAGACTGACAAGATCATCAACTACCTGCGAGAGAGGAAGGAGCGGCTTATGAGGAGCAGCACCGACTCTCTGCCTG GCCCGATTTCCCGTCAACCACTCGGGGCGACCTCGGGTGCCTCACTGAAGACACAGCCAAGCTCTCAACCGCTCCAGAGTGGCCAAGTGCTCCCGTCTGCTACACCCACTCCAGCtgcaccccccacctcccagcaaGAGCTTCAGGCCAAAATCCTCAGCCTCTTCAATAGTGGCACGGTTGCGGCCAATAGCGGCTCTGCATCCCCCTCAGTTGCTGCCGGAAACACCCAGAACCAGAATTTTTCCACAGCAGCGAACAGCCAGCCTCAGCAAAGATCACAGGCCTCTGGCAATCAGCCTCCAAGCATTTTGGGACAGGCAGGATCTGCTCGGAACATGGGCCCCAGGCCTGGGGCTCCTTCCCAAGGGCTCTTTGGCCAGCCTTCCACCCTCCTGGCACCTGCCAGCAACTTGGCTAGCCAGAGGCCCGTGTCTTCCACAAGTATCAACTTTGACAATCCAAGTGTACAGAAAGCTCTGGACACCCTGATCCAGAGTGGCCCTGCTCTCTCCCACCTGGTTAGCCAGACCACAGCACAGGTGAGGCAGCCCCAGGCCCCCTTAGGGTCGTTCCAGAGGCATTACTGA
- the NCOA5 gene encoding nuclear receptor coactivator 5 isoform X3: MNTAPSRPSPTRRDPYGFGDSRDTRRDRSPIRGSPRREPRDGRNGRDARDGRDMRDPRDLRDHRDSRDIRDHRDSRSMRDARDMRDLRDFRDLRETRNFRDHRDPMYDRYREMRDSRDPILRREGSYDRYLRMDDYCRRKDDAYFDRYRDSFDGRGPPGPESQSRVKERLKREERRREELYRQYFEEIQRRFDAERPVDCSVIVVNKQTKDYAESVGRKVRDLGMVVDLIFLNTEVSLSQALEDVSRGGSPFAIVITQQHQIHRSCTVNIMFGTPQEHRNMPQADAMVLVARNYERYKNECREKEREEIARQAAKMADEAILQERERGGPEEGMRGGHPPAIQSLLNLLADNRYLTAEETDKIINYLRERKERLMRSSTDSLPGELRGRAEARFPVNHSGRPRVPH; this comes from the exons ATGAATACGGCTCCATCAAGACCCAGCCCCACACGAAG AGATCCATATGGCTTTGGAGATAGTCGAGATACAAGACGTGATCGATCGCCCATTCGAGGAAGTCCAAGAAGAGAGCCCAGGGACGGCAGGAATGGCCGGGATGCTCGAGATGGCAGAGACATGCGAGACCCCCGAGATTTGCGGGACCACAGAGATAGCAGAGACATTCGGGATCACCGAGACAGCAGAAGTATGCGTGATGCTCGGGACATGAGGGATCTTAGAGACTTTCGTGACCTAAGAGAAACTAGGAATTTTCGAGATCACCGAGATCCCATGTACGACAGATACAGAGAGATGAGAGACTCCCGAGATCCCATTCTCAG gAGAGAAGGCTCTTATGACCGATACCTGCGAATGGATGACTACTGCAGGAGGAAAGATGATGCTTACTTTGACCGTTACAGAGATAGCTTTGATGGACGTGGCCCTCCAGGCCCAGAAAGTCAGTCTCGTGTGAAAG AGCGTCTGAAACGTGAGGAGCGTCGTAGAGAAGAGCTCTATCGTCAGTATTTTGAGGAAATCCAGAGACGCTTTGATGCCGAGAGGCCTGTTGATTGTTCTGTGATTGTGGTCAACAAGCAAACTAA AGATTATGCTGAATCTGTGGGGCGGAAGGTCCGAGACCTAGGCATGGTAGTAGATTTAATCTTCCTCAACACGGAAGTATCACTGTCACAAGCCCTGGAGGATGTTAGCAGGGGAGGGTCTCCCTTTGCTATTGTCATCACCCAGCAACACCAGATTCACCGCTCCTGTACAGTCAACATCATGTTTGGAACCCCTCAAG AGCATCGCAACATGCCCCAGGCAGATGCCATGGTGCTGGTGGCCAGAAATTATGAGCGCTATAAGAATGAGTGCCGGGAGAAGGAGCGCGAGGAGATTGCCAGACAGGCGGCCAAGATGGCTGATGAAGCCATCCTCCAGGAAAGAGAGCGAGGAGGCCCCGAGGAGGGAATGCGTGGGGGGCACCCCCCAGCCATCCAGAGCCTCCTCAACCTGCTGGCTGACAACAGGTACCTCACTGCTGAAGAGACTGACAAGATCATCAACTACCTGCGAGAGAGGAAGGAGCGGCTTATGAGGAGCAGCACCGACTCTCTGCCTGGTGAGCTACGTGGCAGGGCCGAG GCCCGATTTCCCGTCAACCACTCGGGGCGACCTCGGGTGCCTCACTGA
- the NCOA5 gene encoding nuclear receptor coactivator 5 isoform X1 produces the protein MRDPRDLRDHRDSRDIRDHRDSRSMRDARDMRDLRDFRDLRETRNFRDHRDPMYDRYREMRDSRDPILRREGSYDRYLRMDDYCRRKDDAYFDRYRDSFDGRGPPGPESQSRVKERLKREERRREELYRQYFEEIQRRFDAERPVDCSVIVVNKQTKDYAESVGRKVRDLGMVVDLIFLNTEVSLSQALEDVSRGGSPFAIVITQQHQIHRSCTVNIMFGTPQEHRNMPQADAMVLVARNYERYKNECREKEREEIARQAAKMADEAILQERERGGPEEGMRGGHPPAIQSLLNLLADNRYLTAEETDKIINYLRERKERLMRSSTDSLPGPISRQPLGATSGASLKTQPSSQPLQSGQVLPSATPTPAAPPTSQQELQAKILSLFNSGTVAANSGSASPSVAAGNTQNQNFSTAANSQPQQRSQASGNQPPSILGQAGSARNMGPRPGAPSQGLFGQPSTLLAPASNLASQRPVSSTSINFDNPSVQKALDTLIQSGPALSHLVSQTTAQVRQPQAPLGSFQRHY, from the exons ATGCGAGACCCCCGAGATTTGCGGGACCACAGAGATAGCAGAGACATTCGGGATCACCGAGACAGCAGAAGTATGCGTGATGCTCGGGACATGAGGGATCTTAGAGACTTTCGTGACCTAAGAGAAACTAGGAATTTTCGAGATCACCGAGATCCCATGTACGACAGATACAGAGAGATGAGAGACTCCCGAGATCCCATTCTCAG gAGAGAAGGCTCTTATGACCGATACCTGCGAATGGATGACTACTGCAGGAGGAAAGATGATGCTTACTTTGACCGTTACAGAGATAGCTTTGATGGACGTGGCCCTCCAGGCCCAGAAAGTCAGTCTCGTGTGAAAG AGCGTCTGAAACGTGAGGAGCGTCGTAGAGAAGAGCTCTATCGTCAGTATTTTGAGGAAATCCAGAGACGCTTTGATGCCGAGAGGCCTGTTGATTGTTCTGTGATTGTGGTCAACAAGCAAACTAA AGATTATGCTGAATCTGTGGGGCGGAAGGTCCGAGACCTAGGCATGGTAGTAGATTTAATCTTCCTCAACACGGAAGTATCACTGTCACAAGCCCTGGAGGATGTTAGCAGGGGAGGGTCTCCCTTTGCTATTGTCATCACCCAGCAACACCAGATTCACCGCTCCTGTACAGTCAACATCATGTTTGGAACCCCTCAAG AGCATCGCAACATGCCCCAGGCAGATGCCATGGTGCTGGTGGCCAGAAATTATGAGCGCTATAAGAATGAGTGCCGGGAGAAGGAGCGCGAGGAGATTGCCAGACAGGCGGCCAAGATGGCTGATGAAGCCATCCTCCAGGAAAGAGAGCGAGGAGGCCCCGAGGAGGGAATGCGTGGGGGGCACCCCCCAGCCATCCAGAGCCTCCTCAACCTGCTGGCTGACAACAGGTACCTCACTGCTGAAGAGACTGACAAGATCATCAACTACCTGCGAGAGAGGAAGGAGCGGCTTATGAGGAGCAGCACCGACTCTCTGCCTG GCCCGATTTCCCGTCAACCACTCGGGGCGACCTCGGGTGCCTCACTGAAGACACAGCCAAGCTCTCAACCGCTCCAGAGTGGCCAAGTGCTCCCGTCTGCTACACCCACTCCAGCtgcaccccccacctcccagcaaGAGCTTCAGGCCAAAATCCTCAGCCTCTTCAATAGTGGCACGGTTGCGGCCAATAGCGGCTCTGCATCCCCCTCAGTTGCTGCCGGAAACACCCAGAACCAGAATTTTTCCACAGCAGCGAACAGCCAGCCTCAGCAAAGATCACAGGCCTCTGGCAATCAGCCTCCAAGCATTTTGGGACAGGCAGGATCTGCTCGGAACATGGGCCCCAGGCCTGGGGCTCCTTCCCAAGGGCTCTTTGGCCAGCCTTCCACCCTCCTGGCACCTGCCAGCAACTTGGCTAGCCAGAGGCCCGTGTCTTCCACAAGTATCAACTTTGACAATCCAAGTGTACAGAAAGCTCTGGACACCCTGATCCAGAGTGGCCCTGCTCTCTCCCACCTGGTTAGCCAGACCACAGCACAGGTGAGGCAGCCCCAGGCCCCCTTAGGGTCGTTCCAGAGGCATTACTGA